The Litoribacterium kuwaitense genome includes a window with the following:
- a CDS encoding TetR/AcrR family transcriptional regulator — protein sequence MNTSQKILHEAIRLFADQSYSGTSMADIAAKVGIKKPSLYNHYTNKDNLYLSCADEAMNQHVEFFTTAEQRFDHLPPPTQLRTMVTESSLFFANTDAGRLYKSLLVYPPEVHAEKLKQTILEAETKVTAVLRRVLQKGQIDGSFKTDQSLDDIVAALFCLMDGIFLEQFLYDKETYEKRIIGSWNVFLSGLATPSH from the coding sequence ATGAATACTTCTCAAAAAATTCTTCATGAAGCCATTCGACTTTTTGCCGATCAAAGCTATTCTGGCACCTCAATGGCGGACATTGCAGCCAAGGTAGGTATCAAAAAGCCGTCTCTTTACAATCATTATACGAACAAAGACAATTTATACCTGTCTTGTGCTGATGAGGCAATGAATCAACATGTGGAATTTTTCACGACTGCTGAACAACGATTTGACCACCTTCCGCCTCCCACACAGCTTCGCACAATGGTCACGGAATCGTCTCTTTTTTTTGCCAATACGGATGCAGGTCGTTTATACAAATCACTGCTCGTCTACCCTCCTGAAGTTCATGCCGAAAAGCTTAAACAGACCATACTTGAAGCGGAAACAAAAGTAACAGCTGTATTGAGGCGCGTATTGCAAAAAGGCCAGATCGATGGCTCCTTTAAAACCGACCAATCGCTTGACGATATTGTCGCGGCTTTGTTCTGTCTCATGGACGGCATTTTTCTCGAACAATTTTTATATGATAAAGAGACATATGAAAAACGAATTATCGGTTCTTGGAATGTGTTTTTATCTGGGCTAGCTACCCCGTCACATTAA
- a CDS encoding N-acetylmannosamine-6-phosphate 2-epimerase yields the protein MSQEHFDWKQLQGQLIVSCQALEDEPLHGAHFMAQMALAAYQGGAKAIRANGVEDVKAIKQTVNIPVIGLIKREYPNSDVYITPTHIEVNQLIMANANVIALDATKRSRPNKEALPDLIDQIHKEGKQAMADISTLEEGLAAAEAGADAVSTTMSGYTPYSPQQKGPDLKLVSELSQVLTIPVIAEGRITRPEEMIEAFKRGAFAVVVGSAITRPQLITERYTTAAADWRKDRI from the coding sequence ATGTCACAGGAGCATTTTGACTGGAAGCAGCTTCAAGGTCAGTTAATTGTGTCATGCCAAGCTTTGGAGGATGAGCCGCTACATGGCGCTCACTTTATGGCGCAAATGGCTTTAGCTGCTTACCAAGGTGGTGCCAAAGCCATTCGCGCAAATGGTGTAGAGGATGTAAAAGCAATCAAACAAACGGTAAACATTCCAGTCATTGGACTGATCAAGCGTGAGTACCCGAATTCGGATGTGTATATCACTCCTACCCACATAGAAGTTAATCAATTAATAATGGCAAACGCGAATGTCATCGCGCTCGATGCGACAAAGCGCAGCCGTCCAAATAAAGAAGCGTTGCCAGACCTGATTGACCAAATTCATAAAGAAGGTAAACAAGCGATGGCAGATATTTCAACATTAGAAGAAGGGCTGGCGGCTGCAGAAGCAGGAGCTGATGCAGTGAGCACGACGATGAGCGGGTATACGCCTTATTCTCCCCAGCAGAAAGGACCAGATTTAAAGCTGGTGAGCGAATTGTCGCAAGTTCTTACAATTCCTGTTATTGCTGAAGGACGAATTACCCGACCTGAAGAAATGATCGAGGCGTTTAAACGAGGAGCGTTCGCGGTTGTTGTAGGATCAGCAATTACGCGCCCTCAGCTCATTACAGAAAGATATACGACTGCCGCTGCTGATTGGAGAAAAGACCGCATCTAA
- a CDS encoding restriction endonuclease, translated as MNLWFENLSISWVFVVITVFFTVLCFFFLWRSWRRKKRYDVAKITLRDIDRMEGHEFEDYLTVLLASIGFVTRQTAKSRDFGADIILTNEDGTAFAVQAKRYRDAVGISAVQEVFSSVAFYKADRGVIITSAPNVTEACWHLAKVTHTIILVRDDLQELITRVQKRQALEARQIVEEAIYPDLSNVRPRYRSPGHQHGKVTAGAYYMKV; from the coding sequence TTGAACCTTTGGTTTGAAAATCTATCCATATCATGGGTATTCGTTGTGATAACCGTATTTTTCACTGTGTTATGTTTCTTTTTTCTCTGGCGGAGCTGGCGGCGAAAAAAGCGGTACGATGTAGCCAAAATCACGCTACGAGACATCGATCGTATGGAAGGACATGAATTTGAAGACTATTTAACGGTTTTACTAGCCTCCATCGGTTTCGTTACACGTCAAACAGCCAAAAGTCGGGATTTTGGCGCTGACATCATTCTGACAAATGAGGATGGAACAGCATTTGCCGTACAAGCTAAGCGTTATCGTGATGCGGTCGGGATTAGCGCTGTTCAGGAAGTTTTTTCCTCTGTAGCCTTTTACAAGGCAGATCGTGGCGTCATCATTACTTCTGCTCCGAATGTCACCGAAGCCTGCTGGCACCTTGCGAAAGTGACTCACACGATCATACTCGTTCGTGATGACCTTCAAGAGCTCATAACACGTGTTCAGAAGCGGCAAGCGCTAGAAGCAAGGCAGATCGTTGAAGAAGCCATCTATCCAGACTTGTCTAACGTGCGCCCTCGCTATCGCTCCCCCGGTCATCAACACGGAAAAGTAACCGCCGGTGCTTATTATATGAAGGTTTAA
- a CDS encoding helix-turn-helix domain-containing protein has translation MIIILTIKSVHFDDFIPNWLTRKEHIDYHILIFVTKGKNIYEIEDQLHTASEGEIIFFPKNTFRAGYNHPSGPHQKYAILFEVNMDTMKQIPFLEKETFVHHKVHHFQFFHRAFEKIYKESQNNAPFSSHICLGVFIELIGKIAREIEKPEVVPIKAQYVDKIRRFLLEHYREAIQTEELAKLIQRSPNYTSTLFREVVGQTPIQYMHQLRVKEACSLLANSDMTIANISFYLGYYDTSYFFRMFKKHIGVSPSEYARNVTKYLE, from the coding sequence GTGATCATCATACTTACCATTAAATCAGTTCATTTTGATGATTTTATTCCCAATTGGCTTACTCGAAAAGAGCACATAGATTACCATATTTTGATATTTGTAACTAAAGGGAAAAATATATATGAAATTGAAGATCAATTGCATACTGCCAGTGAAGGTGAGATCATTTTCTTTCCTAAAAATACCTTCCGGGCTGGATATAACCATCCTTCAGGTCCTCATCAAAAATATGCCATTCTATTTGAGGTGAATATGGACACGATGAAGCAAATCCCTTTTTTAGAGAAAGAGACTTTCGTTCACCATAAAGTTCACCATTTTCAATTTTTTCACCGTGCCTTCGAAAAAATCTATAAAGAATCCCAAAACAACGCACCGTTCAGTTCGCATATTTGTTTAGGTGTCTTCATCGAGCTCATTGGAAAGATCGCTCGGGAAATAGAAAAGCCAGAGGTCGTCCCCATTAAAGCCCAATATGTCGATAAAATCAGACGCTTCCTCCTCGAACACTATCGGGAAGCGATTCAAACTGAAGAATTGGCAAAGCTTATTCAACGATCGCCTAATTACACGAGCACTCTTTTTCGGGAAGTCGTTGGTCAAACCCCGATTCAATATATGCACCAGCTTCGTGTTAAAGAGGCGTGCAGTTTGCTTGCTAATTCTGATATGACGATTGCCAACATATCATTTTATTTAGGTTACTATGATACGTCCTACTTTTTTCGGATGTTTAAAAAACATATAGGTGTTTCTCCGAGCGAATATGCGCGAAATGTTACAAAATACCTTGAATAA
- a CDS encoding ABC transporter substrate-binding protein, protein MRNVHFIQRIVFCCLVALLLSACGANNNDNAASENEDADGTITLQVMDWSDSVKTIREEFHNQFMEKYPNIKIEYTQLTVDQFKNTILTAVKSGEAPDLFPVPSGMKLETLVTDGWFQPIDPLIDQEFKDMFVEGTFTEGITMNEGQIYAIPEAQTMPHSLVFYNKTLFEEAGLDPENPPETYSEFREAAQKITDAGAGQYYGMIEGGKQNNRWLTTAKEWASMAGAGLNSSSPVNLATGSTDYATEPVNGVFELFENLRDDGSLHPKTMSISAPEARALFGQGQAGFMVQGAWSIGVWNKENPDLDFGVMAPPVPDSGRKGSIPIVSSAPWMGIYAGSDHPEEAALYLEELYGGDYFQAERVSSGDSFSTVKGINEEFVTDENLKDYYDIVQEVGSRIPDPVIRNPETVAVFNEYNDVHPDLGGLLGGVVSKAVDNPEQMLKTYSEQVGVAWTKAIEAAQEKGADIEETDFVFPNWDPLEDYTEEDYAELK, encoded by the coding sequence GTGAGAAATGTACATTTTATCCAACGGATTGTCTTTTGTTGTTTAGTTGCATTGTTATTATCAGCATGTGGAGCGAACAATAATGATAATGCTGCATCAGAGAATGAAGATGCTGATGGAACGATAACATTACAAGTGATGGACTGGAGCGACAGTGTCAAAACAATAAGGGAAGAATTTCATAATCAATTTATGGAGAAATATCCAAATATTAAGATTGAGTATACCCAGCTCACCGTTGATCAATTCAAAAATACAATTTTAACGGCGGTGAAGTCGGGAGAAGCACCGGATTTGTTTCCAGTTCCTTCTGGAATGAAGCTAGAAACCCTCGTGACGGATGGTTGGTTTCAACCGATTGACCCTTTGATTGATCAAGAATTTAAAGACATGTTTGTCGAAGGTACTTTCACAGAAGGGATTACGATGAACGAAGGGCAAATCTACGCCATTCCTGAAGCACAAACGATGCCACATAGCTTAGTCTTCTACAATAAAACTTTGTTTGAAGAGGCAGGTCTAGACCCGGAAAACCCACCAGAGACTTATTCAGAATTCCGTGAAGCAGCACAAAAAATTACTGACGCTGGGGCTGGACAATATTATGGAATGATAGAGGGCGGTAAGCAAAATAATCGCTGGCTGACGACTGCAAAAGAATGGGCTTCAATGGCGGGTGCCGGGCTGAATAGTTCATCTCCGGTCAACCTTGCGACTGGATCGACAGATTACGCGACCGAACCTGTCAATGGCGTCTTTGAATTGTTTGAAAATTTACGTGATGATGGCTCCCTTCATCCGAAAACAATGAGCATTTCTGCACCAGAAGCGCGCGCTCTCTTTGGACAAGGTCAAGCAGGTTTTATGGTTCAAGGTGCTTGGTCGATTGGCGTTTGGAATAAAGAAAATCCCGATCTCGACTTCGGCGTAATGGCGCCACCGGTACCCGACTCAGGAAGAAAAGGATCGATTCCTATTGTAAGTAGTGCACCATGGATGGGGATTTATGCAGGCTCAGACCATCCTGAAGAAGCAGCGTTGTATTTGGAAGAGCTCTACGGTGGAGATTATTTTCAAGCGGAGCGTGTCAGTTCTGGAGACAGCTTTTCCACTGTTAAAGGGATCAATGAAGAGTTTGTGACTGATGAGAATTTAAAAGACTACTATGACATCGTTCAAGAGGTCGGCAGTCGCATTCCTGACCCAGTGATTCGCAATCCTGAAACAGTCGCTGTTTTTAACGAATACAATGACGTACACCCTGACCTTGGTGGTTTGTTAGGAGGCGTTGTTTCAAAAGCTGTAGATAATCCCGAGCAAATGTTGAAAACGTATTCAGAACAAGTAGGCGTAGCATGGACTAAAGCCATTGAAGCAGCGCAAGAAAAGGGAGCTGACATCGAAGAAACGGATTTTGTCTTTCCTAATTGGGACCCTTTAGAAGATTATACGGAAGAAGATTATGCTGAATTAAAGTAA
- a CDS encoding carbohydrate ABC transporter permease — protein MRTLSKTSTSAVSKKKISNKRRTTLWCWLFILPNLIFYAMFQGWPIIVNWYYSTLDWSGLSSDAVFVGLNNFKELMQDPYFWNAYKNSFVFMAGSVPLMLGLALIAALVFNNPNLKYASIYRTLIFIPVVTTASVVGIIMVYIWGSDGAVNYTLMQIGLLDEPVNWLSDPNLAMMTVILINIWKNLGMNMVYWIAGLQGVPRELYEAARVDGAGHFRTFFSITLPLILPVGAVILLLNVAGSLKVFDLIKTMTDGGPFYATDVVSTYIYRFAFSSEMGLPRLGYAASAGIFFAFTIMIIALIQVLVKRSLNSKKVGGQQ, from the coding sequence ATGAGGACGCTCTCCAAAACGTCTACGTCGGCTGTGTCGAAAAAGAAGATTTCAAATAAACGAAGAACGACGCTATGGTGTTGGCTATTTATTTTACCTAATCTTATTTTCTATGCGATGTTTCAAGGCTGGCCAATTATCGTAAATTGGTATTATTCGACCCTCGATTGGTCGGGGTTAAGCTCAGATGCTGTATTTGTTGGGTTGAACAATTTTAAAGAGCTCATGCAAGATCCTTATTTTTGGAATGCGTATAAAAATAGCTTCGTTTTTATGGCTGGATCCGTTCCTTTAATGCTTGGACTGGCCCTGATCGCTGCCCTCGTTTTTAATAATCCGAACTTAAAATATGCAAGCATTTATCGAACCTTGATCTTTATTCCTGTTGTTACAACAGCATCTGTCGTCGGGATTATTATGGTTTATATTTGGGGTTCGGATGGGGCAGTGAACTATACACTCATGCAAATTGGACTTTTAGACGAGCCGGTCAACTGGTTAAGCGATCCGAATTTGGCAATGATGACTGTTATTTTAATAAACATATGGAAAAACCTTGGGATGAATATGGTGTATTGGATTGCGGGACTCCAAGGTGTGCCGCGAGAGCTTTATGAAGCGGCGCGAGTGGATGGAGCTGGTCATTTCAGAACGTTTTTCTCGATCACTCTGCCACTGATTTTGCCGGTGGGAGCTGTCATCTTATTACTGAATGTCGCTGGTTCATTAAAGGTTTTTGATTTAATTAAAACAATGACAGATGGCGGACCGTTTTATGCGACTGACGTTGTATCCACCTATATTTACCGCTTTGCATTTTCAAGTGAAATGGGCTTGCCTCGCTTAGGCTATGCAGCATCTGCAGGAATCTTCTTTGCCTTTACAATTATGATCATTGCCCTCATTCAAGTACTTGTGAAGCGTTCTCTCAATTCTAAGAAGGTAGGAGGGCAGCAGTGA
- a CDS encoding carbohydrate ABC transporter permease, with product MTMKKLSQGLTHAFLIALCFVWIYPFLWMISASFKTQNEFFEKGLSLIPESFQLDNFIRAWNEGNFGQYFSNSIIVTIATILIVLFITATCGYALGRYSFFGKKMFIFILGISIFVPLEFSIIPIFQLIKDLGLMNSLSGVIMAEAGGGHVLFVLLFASFFAQIPKELEEAAIIDGCGFLRTFIHVALPLSKPIIGSVVIMQFIWTWNSFLLPLVLTLSTPELRTLAVGLYALRGENIVDWTGIAAGGTIAIVPIIVIFLVLQRYFVDGMAGAVKG from the coding sequence ATGACAATGAAAAAGCTTAGTCAAGGACTTACGCACGCCTTTCTCATTGCCCTATGTTTTGTCTGGATTTACCCATTTTTATGGATGATTTCGGCATCATTTAAGACTCAAAATGAATTCTTTGAAAAAGGCTTAAGCTTAATTCCGGAATCTTTTCAGCTGGATAACTTTATCCGCGCATGGAATGAAGGGAATTTTGGTCAATATTTCAGCAACTCCATCATCGTGACGATCGCAACAATATTAATCGTACTCTTTATTACAGCGACGTGTGGTTATGCACTGGGGCGCTACTCATTTTTTGGCAAGAAAATGTTTATCTTCATTTTAGGTATTAGTATTTTTGTACCGCTGGAATTTTCTATTATTCCAATCTTCCAACTCATTAAAGATCTTGGCTTAATGAATTCATTATCTGGTGTCATTATGGCTGAAGCGGGTGGAGGCCATGTGCTTTTTGTCTTATTATTCGCAAGCTTTTTTGCCCAAATTCCTAAAGAGCTTGAAGAAGCAGCAATTATTGATGGTTGTGGGTTTTTAAGAACATTTATCCATGTGGCTTTACCCCTTTCGAAACCGATTATAGGTAGTGTTGTAATCATGCAGTTTATTTGGACATGGAACTCTTTCTTACTTCCACTCGTCTTGACGCTGAGCACACCAGAATTACGAACTTTGGCTGTCGGTTTATATGCGTTGCGTGGAGAGAACATCGTTGATTGGACTGGAATCGCAGCTGGTGGAACAATTGCCATTGTTCCGATTATCGTTATTTTCTTAGTATTGCAGCGTTATTTTGTCGATGGAATGGCTGGCGCTGTCAAAGGCTAA
- a CDS encoding sulfatase family protein: MRVLLLDLDSTRPDHLGCYGYHRNTSPNIDRIAEEAVRFNQYYTSDAPCFPSRTALTTGKFGIHNGVVGHGGTAADLRHEGEGRQFKSQLDTESFASIFRSAGLKTALISPFGERHSAWPFYAGYHEMYNTGKGGMESAEEVTPVVEDWLERNGAQDDWMLYVNFWDPHTPYRAPESFGNPFADDPLPAWITDEVFEQHRKKVGPHSAMEINMYNNETLPEYPRYPGELENKDDLRRMMDGYDCGVRHMDEHVGRVFKKLEDLGVMDDVVIIITADHGENMGELGIYGEHGTADQGTCRIPMIIRWPGKTTGSIDDGLHYHIDLLPTLAEMFGTQPSPNWDGQSYATVISEDKDAGRDYLVVSQCAHVCQRSVRFDDWLYIRTYHDGYHLFAKEMLFNIKEDPHEQHNVAQERKDICMKAVYLLNEWHDDMMNSMDVDVDPLWTVMKEGGPYHAKGHLKKYAERLVETGRTEAVEELKRRHPQEQL; the protein is encoded by the coding sequence ATGAGAGTACTTTTGCTAGATTTAGATTCAACGAGGCCGGATCATTTAGGGTGTTACGGTTATCATCGAAATACGTCACCGAATATTGATCGGATTGCTGAAGAAGCCGTACGCTTCAATCAATATTATACGTCTGATGCCCCGTGTTTTCCGTCAAGAACAGCATTAACGACAGGGAAATTTGGGATTCACAATGGTGTCGTTGGACATGGTGGTACGGCTGCTGATCTGCGTCATGAAGGAGAAGGGCGTCAATTTAAAAGCCAGCTTGATACAGAAAGCTTTGCCTCCATCTTCCGTAGCGCCGGTTTAAAAACAGCGTTAATTAGTCCATTTGGAGAGCGTCATTCGGCATGGCCTTTTTACGCAGGCTATCATGAAATGTACAACACAGGAAAAGGTGGTATGGAGTCTGCGGAAGAGGTAACGCCTGTCGTTGAGGACTGGTTAGAGCGGAATGGGGCACAAGATGATTGGATGCTGTACGTGAACTTTTGGGATCCTCATACGCCGTATCGTGCTCCGGAATCGTTTGGTAATCCTTTTGCTGACGACCCATTACCAGCGTGGATTACAGATGAGGTATTTGAACAGCATCGAAAAAAGGTCGGCCCACATAGTGCCATGGAAATTAATATGTATAACAATGAAACTTTACCAGAGTATCCAAGGTATCCAGGAGAGTTAGAAAATAAAGACGACCTTCGTCGCATGATGGATGGCTATGATTGTGGTGTTCGCCATATGGATGAACATGTCGGTCGTGTCTTTAAAAAGTTAGAAGATCTAGGTGTTATGGATGATGTCGTTATCATTATTACTGCCGATCACGGTGAAAATATGGGTGAGCTCGGTATTTATGGAGAGCATGGCACAGCAGATCAAGGGACATGCCGCATACCGATGATTATTCGTTGGCCTGGTAAAACAACGGGAAGCATAGACGATGGCCTTCATTATCACATTGACCTGTTGCCGACCTTAGCTGAAATGTTCGGCACTCAACCTTCACCGAATTGGGATGGACAGAGTTACGCAACTGTCATTTCTGAAGATAAAGATGCAGGGAGAGACTACTTAGTCGTCTCGCAATGTGCTCACGTTTGCCAGCGCAGTGTACGCTTTGATGATTGGCTGTACATTCGTACGTACCATGATGGCTATCACTTATTTGCTAAAGAGATGTTGTTTAATATAAAGGAAGATCCTCATGAGCAGCATAATGTCGCACAAGAACGAAAGGACATTTGTATGAAAGCCGTGTACCTGCTCAATGAATGGCATGACGACATGATGAATTCTATGGATGTTGATGTTGATCCGTTATGGACAGTGATGAAAGAAGGCGGTCCGTATCATGCAAAAGGACATTTGAAGAAGTATGCCGAGCGTTTAGTGGAAACAGGGCGGACAGAAGCTGTAGAAGAATTAAAAAGGCGTCATCCACAAGAACAGTTATAA
- the ucpA gene encoding SDR family oxidoreductase UcpA has product MNKMDGKVAIVTGAAMGNGKGIAEVLAKYGAVTVLFDISKQVHDTAKELEEKGYKAMAVEVDVTDKDAVQKAVDQVIETYERIDALVNNAGVVRLANFLDMDEELRDFHFNININGVWNVTKAVLPHMKKEKKGRIVNLSSVTGTMVADAGETAYATTKAAVLGFTKSLARETAEDNITVNAILPGYVLTPMVEQMAKETNPDNPQEVIDGIASGVPLGRLGRVEEVGEVAAFLASDESSYITGTQIVLDGGSTLPETVSVGV; this is encoded by the coding sequence ATGAATAAAATGGACGGAAAAGTTGCTATTGTTACAGGAGCTGCTATGGGAAATGGAAAAGGAATTGCTGAAGTGCTCGCTAAATATGGCGCGGTCACAGTTCTCTTCGACATTTCAAAACAAGTTCATGACACAGCTAAGGAATTAGAAGAGAAAGGTTATAAAGCAATGGCTGTTGAAGTCGATGTCACTGATAAAGATGCTGTACAAAAAGCGGTTGATCAAGTGATAGAAACGTACGAACGAATAGATGCACTTGTAAATAACGCAGGAGTTGTCCGTTTGGCGAACTTCCTCGATATGGACGAAGAGCTGAGAGATTTCCATTTTAATATTAATATTAACGGTGTGTGGAACGTCACAAAGGCGGTATTGCCGCACATGAAAAAAGAGAAAAAGGGTAGAATTGTAAATTTATCATCTGTAACCGGAACAATGGTTGCGGATGCAGGAGAAACGGCTTATGCTACGACGAAAGCAGCTGTCTTAGGATTCACAAAATCGTTAGCTAGGGAAACGGCAGAGGACAATATTACTGTGAATGCAATATTGCCTGGATATGTATTGACACCGATGGTCGAACAAATGGCAAAAGAAACAAATCCAGACAATCCTCAAGAGGTAATCGACGGTATTGCTAGCGGGGTGCCATTAGGTCGTTTAGGTCGGGTTGAAGAAGTTGGCGAGGTCGCTGCTTTCTTAGCCTCAGATGAATCCAGCTATATCACAGGAACACAAATTGTGTTAGACGGGGGAAGCACTTTACCAGAAACTGTGTCTGTTGGTGTTTAA
- a CDS encoding ABC transporter ATP-binding protein, with protein MNALTIEQLKKSYNEKDVLRGVQLTVNEGELFGFVGRNGAGKSTLIHILTGIVHKSSGQFQVFNHNDQDMTAIKRSVGVMPDAANMFPHLRAIEFLAHMARLKKATTDKSSLLSLLASVGLQGEERKKIASFSFGMKKKLSLAQALLGEPKLLFLDEPTSGLDPESSREIQQLIVKLKENGQTVFLTSHNLNEIERICDRMAILHDGRIERVGTLAQLQEQARNRVKVTVSYNAQFELNEQWLHEHLPAFQVSELQPSTLTLDTDSTDNIPEMVKAFVYAGIEVHAVRPETLSLEDIFFQSSPSERADNSL; from the coding sequence ATGAACGCTTTAACAATTGAGCAATTAAAAAAGTCTTATAACGAAAAGGACGTATTGCGCGGCGTACAACTGACAGTGAATGAAGGGGAATTGTTTGGGTTCGTTGGTCGAAATGGTGCAGGTAAATCAACACTCATTCATATTTTAACTGGGATCGTCCATAAAAGCTCAGGTCAGTTTCAAGTGTTTAATCATAATGATCAAGATATGACCGCTATTAAACGTTCTGTCGGAGTGATGCCTGACGCCGCAAACATGTTTCCTCATTTGAGAGCTATTGAATTTCTCGCACATATGGCTAGATTAAAAAAAGCTACAACGGATAAGTCATCGCTCCTGTCGCTTCTCGCTTCGGTTGGGCTTCAGGGCGAAGAGCGAAAGAAAATTGCCTCCTTTTCATTCGGAATGAAAAAGAAGCTATCTCTTGCACAAGCATTGTTAGGTGAACCAAAGCTCTTGTTTTTGGACGAACCGACATCTGGCCTCGATCCTGAATCTTCTAGAGAAATTCAGCAATTAATCGTAAAATTAAAAGAAAATGGGCAAACAGTGTTTCTCACTTCACATAATTTAAATGAAATTGAACGCATTTGTGATCGCATGGCTATTCTTCATGACGGTCGCATTGAGCGCGTCGGGACGTTAGCACAACTTCAAGAGCAAGCACGAAACCGTGTCAAAGTGACCGTTTCATATAACGCACAGTTTGAATTGAATGAACAATGGTTGCACGAGCATCTCCCTGCTTTTCAGGTGAGTGAGCTTCAGCCTTCAACGTTGACCTTGGACACAGACTCAACTGACAATATTCCCGAAATGGTCAAAGCCTTTGTGTATGCAGGTATTGAAGTGCATGCTGTGCGCCCAGAAACACTTTCCCTAGAAGATATCTTCTTTCAATCCTCACCATCCGAGCGTGCAGACAACAGCTTGTAA
- a CDS encoding ABC transporter permease subunit, with the protein MLAIARYEFIQLFKSIKTIFVVASFLLMSYGLARLQNAAIGLLGSDVGSPAEVNDAIVTFFLLAIFGIGFLYIFSLSHDRINGEIQTQNIRFSLTKMSREALYTGKFIGFFSFWTICLLVCLLILFFVSSTNMINVLLPLFLFLAYAIALNLFLSTIIPKPGMSLFLGLFIGLAAPIASLTATFREDLLLLLTIHEYVLPYNALLHLYEHGPGALTFVPILWTGLFFFAGLFLLKRKDL; encoded by the coding sequence TTGCTAGCGATTGCTCGTTACGAATTTATTCAACTTTTTAAAAGCATCAAAACCATTTTCGTCGTTGCTTCCTTTTTATTGATGAGCTATGGCCTGGCCCGCTTACAAAATGCGGCGATCGGTCTACTAGGTAGTGATGTCGGTAGCCCTGCTGAGGTTAACGATGCAATCGTTACCTTCTTTTTACTCGCCATTTTCGGCATCGGTTTTTTATACATCTTCTCGTTATCCCATGATCGTATAAATGGCGAAATTCAAACGCAAAATATTCGTTTCTCTTTAACAAAGATGTCTCGAGAAGCGCTTTACACAGGAAAATTCATTGGCTTTTTTAGCTTTTGGACGATTTGTTTGCTCGTTTGTCTCCTCATTTTGTTTTTCGTCTCGTCAACAAATATGATAAACGTGCTTCTGCCGCTTTTCCTGTTTCTCGCCTATGCCATTGCCTTAAATTTGTTTTTATCTACGATCATTCCTAAACCTGGAATGAGCCTCTTCTTAGGGTTATTCATCGGGCTCGCAGCGCCGATCGCTTCATTGACTGCCACATTTAGAGAGGACCTTTTACTTCTTCTAACCATTCACGAATACGTTCTTCCTTACAATGCGTTATTACATCTATATGAGCACGGACCTGGCGCATTAACGTTTGTTCCTATTTTGTGGACTGGTCTGTTTTTCTTTGCCGGACTATTTCTTTTAAAAAGGAAGGATTTATAA